The Leptospira wolbachii serovar Codice str. CDC genome segment AGGCCCCTTTCCGCCGACCATACCCGATTGAAAAAGGCTCCTCTGGAGCCTTTTTTATTGCCTCGCATTCTACTGGATGATCAGAAAATAGCGATTTGGATCGAGAATCGGAAGTTTTTTCTGCTTTTACGGAATATTATTCCAATATATTAGTTTTTTCGTTTGCAATCATGGACTTGGGATTAGTTACTGTCCTAACTTATGAACAAGCGAATTTCAATATCTAAACCTTCTCTTTCCCTTTTTGTCCTTCTGGTTACCCTTACCAGCGGAACGGCGGTCTACGGCCAGGCGGAACCTACTACGAATCCCAAAGGGGAAGTCGTAACTGAACCACAACCTCCGCCACCACCACCCAAAGAAGAAAAAAAAGAAGGGTATGTGAGTCCACAAATCGGAAATCTTTCTGGGGAATATTTGCGAAGTTTGCAAGTGACTGCAAAACAAAGAAAAGCCATCCAAGAGAACAAAGGTCTATGGTTTGCAGATAAGTTTCGGGTTGGTTTCGGAATCCGGCCGAAAGTGGACTCGTTCAATAATACTGACTTTGATAAGTCCACAGCAGATAACAGAAATAATGCGCTAAATCAAACACAATTCTATGTTCTCGGAGATCTCAACGAAAATGTCCTATTTAAAATAACGTTACAAGATGTACGGCTTTGGGGTGGTGAGGTTATATCCAGTGGAAATGCGGAACAGAAATATGCCGCCATAACCAACGCAGGAACCACGGTCGATACAACCAAACAACGTGAGGTGGCACTCAATAATTACACAGGTTTACGAGAAGCATTTTTGGATTTAAAAACAACAAACCAAAATTTTCGGCTCCGTACTGGACGACAAATTCTAGAATTTGGAGACGGACGAATTCTTGGATCCAGAAACGATAGTTTGAATGGAAACTCCTTTGATGCCCTTAGATTTACTGGTAAAATCAGTAGCCATACATTAGATTTATTCGGTTCCGTCATTGGTGCTGAAAACAATTCCAATAGTCTTGTATCCAATAACTCTACGAAGTTAGGTGGAATTGGCGATTCTTATTATGGTGGTGTGCATTATAATTGGAAAGTGGCAGATTGGTTGGGACTTGATTTATACAACTACAGTTTGTTCAAACAACAAAGAAAAGCCAGTACCCCACCGATACTCTCGGATACCAGAAACTACCGAGGTGATGACCAATTGAATACCTCTGGATTTCGCCTTACCAATAGAACCAAAAACAACGGACTCCCCGATACAACAGGAATTGACTGGATGGTGGAAGCAGCTTGGCAAACAGGTTTCAACGGAGAACGCGTTACCCCAGATTGGTTAAATCAAAATGGTGTTTACTCAACCAATCAAAAAACTGGAGAATCTCCTCCACTCTCAGAAGCTGTGCGATACAAAGCCAATATTGTAGCTGTCCAACTCGGATACACACCAGTCAAAGAATTCCGAATTGGAGTGCAATATGTACAGGCCTCTGGGGATCCCAATCGTAATGATTCGAGTGTTGCTACTTACAATCCACTTTTCGCAACAAGACGGATGGCGGGAGGATCTTTACCATTTGCAGGGAATGGAAACTCCGGTCTTGTTTTCTGGCAAAATATTAAAGACTATTCTTTACACTTGAAATATGAAACGTCAAACTATGGAACTTTTATCATCAATCCACATTGGTATTATAAGGTAAAATTACAAGATGGGTATTATGACAATAATAACTATGTAAGTGGTAGTAAGGCAACTGGTGAAAC includes the following:
- a CDS encoding alginate export family protein, which produces MNKRISISKPSLSLFVLLVTLTSGTAVYGQAEPTTNPKGEVVTEPQPPPPPPKEEKKEGYVSPQIGNLSGEYLRSLQVTAKQRKAIQENKGLWFADKFRVGFGIRPKVDSFNNTDFDKSTADNRNNALNQTQFYVLGDLNENVLFKITLQDVRLWGGEVISSGNAEQKYAAITNAGTTVDTTKQREVALNNYTGLREAFLDLKTTNQNFRLRTGRQILEFGDGRILGSRNDSLNGNSFDALRFTGKISSHTLDLFGSVIGAENNSNSLVSNNSTKLGGIGDSYYGGVHYNWKVADWLGLDLYNYSLFKQQRKASTPPILSDTRNYRGDDQLNTSGFRLTNRTKNNGLPDTTGIDWMVEAAWQTGFNGERVTPDWLNQNGVYSTNQKTGESPPLSEAVRYKANIVAVQLGYTPVKEFRIGVQYVQASGDPNRNDSSVATYNPLFATRRMAGGSLPFAGNGNSGLVFWQNIKDYSLHLKYETSNYGTFIINPHWYYKVKLQDGYYDNNNYVSGSKATGETASTEDYFNTQAYNPTKPKLGNLVATEVNFIYIITPFENVSFWFGATVIRAGDAIRNQKNNPNEPDPLHRYDLSPTATMATFQTVFAI